The following nucleotide sequence is from Aspergillus luchuensis IFO 4308 DNA, chromosome 1, nearly complete sequence.
GCATTATGTGGGAAAGGTACGTACCTCaaactcatcatcgtcatcgtcatcctcaaaATCATCTTCAGTCTCCAAACCTCCGTCCGTAGTGTCCATATTTGTCGAGTCCTCTGGAGTCCTGGCATCTACGTCTTCGGTGTTATTGTTAGCTGTGGACATttttctccaccatccatctgACGGTGCCGTTAGATCCTCGAGTAGCAGAAGATTATCATCAATATTGGaatcttctgtttcttccaGGATGGAGGACGCAAATCCAGTCTCGGCTGTTATCGCGTTGTTCTCATCGAGCCAGGATTCCTCATCAAAAGGCCTCGCTCCAGTGATATACTTGGCAGCCTGTGATTGCGCTGAACCTTTGTGGCTGGTCCTGAGTCCGGGGATACTAGGGAAGATAGTGCTGAGATCAAACCCGACGGCTTCAAGCTTATCGAATAGCTTTGACAGCAGCCAATCTTTCTTCTTAACCACTTCGATGAGATCCCGCTGGCGCAACTCCAAATAAGCCTCAGACTTGATCAGCGGAATAAGTAGCTGAGTAGTTGAAAAGCGCTGTTTCTCCCTCGCCATATAGAAATTCCATTTCAAAGGCTCAAGTGGGGCCGGTAGGCTTGTTGTGGTGATCAGGTGTAGGGTATCATTCTCCCGTCCGCGCCTTAGCACCGTGCTGGTTCCCGGATCATTGCGTAGGGCCTCCCCTAGTTTCTCCAGAAGAATATTGAACTGATCTATGTCTTGGCTGGGGTCAATTGtcgcatcatcttcaacagctCTTCCCAGAATATGCTGGCGGTTAGGACGCTCGGACCAAATATACGTGAGATCGGTCAGGTACAACTCATATCCATCTCTGAAAAGGGTGTATCTATAAAGGAGAAGTGGCGCAGGCGCGCGATTTGATATGTGCAATTTCTCCCACCGCGCAGACATCTCTCGAGTGTCGCTTGCGGGTGTTTTGATGGGTGGTTCCAGAGTAGTTAGATGGAAAGGTGTGGGAAGCTCCTCCAAGGCTCCCTCCCGCGGTGGATCACATGGAGCCGCTCGGGGCACGTGGCAATTAAGGAAACTTTGCCGGTCGCTATACCTCCCATTCTTGGCGCGCGACCACCCGTTTCTCCAGAAGCTTGGAGGAAACTATGTCAGACCTCACGATTTTGAGTCTCTTCGCATCCGTCTTTGAGATAGTTCACAATTAATTTTGCGTTGCTCATCGATATCTTAGTTCCCTCCGGAAAACAGATTGAAAACGCGCCAAAATGTCATATCGAATGCCCGATCGCACGGGTTCGAAGCGAAGTCGGTCTCGATCGCCCTCCTCTCGCCATTCCCAAAAAGCCCCGCGCAGATATGACGAAACGGATCGGTATCGCGATAGAAGAGACGGAGATGAACGGTCGTCACAAGGCCGACCTCGGAACATGAGGGACCAGGTCCGGCTCAATCAGCTTCAGGAAGACGAGCAAGTGCGTGAATGGGTGGCGCAAGAGGACATTTTCGTTCTCAAgcaggcaaagaagaaggcagagaTCAGAGTGAAGGAAGGTCGAGCAAAGCCCATTGACTGGCTCACTGTCACACTACGGGTGATTGATCCAACGAGGAATCCCTTGGACGATGAAATTGCGGACTCGGAGCTCGACGTAGTAGATCCGGATGGTGTATTTGAGGGACTATCCCAGGACCAGCTACTCGATTTGGAAAAGGATATCGACACTTTCTTGAGTCTTGAGAAGAACTCGCAAAATAGGGATTTCTGGAAGGTATGGTTCTTCTGTTAAGCATGCTATTCGGGCTACAGGCTAATTTACTGTCCTTATTGCAGACCATGAAAGTGATTTGTCGAGACCGTCAGAAGACCACCGCCCCCGAAGGACGTGCGCTTAGCTCTGTGGCCGCAGATATAAACAGATTGTTGAGCCCTAAGTCTTACGAACAGCTACAAACACTCGAAATACAGGTCAGGAAAAAGCTGGACTCAAACGAGCCCATCGATACCGACTACTGGGAGGAGCTTCTGCGCAGCCTTACTGTCTGGAAGGCTCGggcgaagctgaagaaggttTACCAAGCTGTTATAGACGAGAGAGTTCGAGGATTGCGGAAACAGCagtctgaagaagctgcaTCTGTGCAGGCGAAGCTGGCCCCTCTGGCGCCAATTATCCAAGCAGCCTCAGATGCGGTCGATAGCGGAGAATTTCGTGAACTCGACCCTGACCCATTGCTTCAGATCCGACCAGAAGATAAGGTCTTGGAGATAGTGGACGAAGATGCATTCCTTAACCAAGTGGTAGGCTACACTCACTACTGCCCAACGTTGCTGGGACTGACTCTTTGTAGGCCCGCGACCGACAGAAGATTTTGAAGATGGGCTATGTTCCTCTCCGTCAACGGCAGGCAGAAAAGCCATCGGTGCTTCCCATCAATCAAGCAACGACCGCTCCAATCGCCACAGCCTCGACGCGATTTTCCTCGATTCCCAACGAAGACTTCTCGCAGGCAACCAAGGCGCTCTATGAGCGAGAGTTGGCCAAGGGAGTCAGTGAAAACGAGGAGATCTTTACCGGCGAGGAAGCTGTAAGCACAACTTCCCAGCCAGGATGGGCGAGCAAACACCGGCCCCGCAAACCACGCTACTTTAACCGTGTTCAAATGGGTTATGAGTGGAACAAATACAATCAGACTCACTATGACCATGATAATCCGCCACCCAAAGTCGTGCAAGGGTACAAGTTCAATATCTTCTACCCTGATTTGATCGACAAGACAAAAGCACCGACCTACCGCATTGAACGAGAGCATGGACGAAAGCGGGGACAATCCTTTGCAGcggctggggaggaggatacaTGTTTGATTCGCTTTATGGCCGGTCCACCGTACGAGGACATTGCCTTTCGGATCGTCGACAAGGAATGGGATTACAGTgcgaagagagaaagagggtttAAGAGCACATTCGACAAGGTATGTCCAAGAAACAAGCAAATGAGTCAGAAAGAGTCTTACAGGATTGTAGGGAATATTGCAACTACACTTCCAATTCAAACGAGTAAGTACCCTCTGTCGCTCAGGTCATGACATCTGgcatatactaataatattccCCAGATCTACTACCGGAAGTAATGGTTGTCGCTCGAAGGATTCATGCTGGACCACAATGATGTACAGTGTTGTTGGTTGTTGCGATGGAACTGACGATCTTGAAGGTTCCACCACGCTCGGGATCCGTCGTCGGTCACCGTCCCGCCTACCGCAGAGGTCAACCTTATTGGGCTGGAAACTTTAACCTCCTCCTACGGCATTGGATCCCATCTCGGCCAAGCTAGGATATATCATATTGACATGAAACCAACATTATCGGACGTCGCAGATCAAAGTTTCCACATGTGCGTAGCGGGCCATGCTTATTTGAACTGCATTCCCTCATCTTTCGCACATTGTTCCTTACGACCTCCATTTATCCCGCTCCGTGGAGCTCACCACCTTTCCCAACTTTTCCCAATAGTAGTCTCGACATTGGGCGACTGTCAGCCTGCCGATCCAATGGATCTAAATGCTATGAATCTCTAATTGTATTTCTAAATAGCCTGGTCTGGCTTGATTCGCATTGCCTCCACGGACGAAGGAAAGGCCGCAACCCTGGTGCGGCTTTTCTATAATGTCAAACCATGCCACCCTGCTGCATGTTCCTCACAGGCTTTTGGCTGGTCGGGGAACCGGGAATAGGTTGGAGTATCTGCAGGAAATTACTACTCTTTACTTGGTCCTCTGAATTTCCTCTGAATTTCTCGAGTGCTGATGGCTCTTGCTAGGAAAAGGGCCCAATGGCAAGTCCTCTGGAGTTCTGCACCCGCCCTTTGTTCAGTCGGTCGTGGTTAGCGCAATAATCGCAGGCTCTCTGCAGGTGGCCGCCATTCAGAAAGCTACCCACTCCAACCCCCGTCGGTCCAGTGTTGTAGTAGTCCACCAAAGTACGACCATGACAGCCCCCCTGTAAGCACCAGATTCAATCTCATTTTGGGCCCATTGAGTTCATTGGCCACAGCTGCACAGCTGCACCGCTAGATCGCTGTTCCACAACCTGATGGCGATTCCCGCGGTAGAAACGAAGCTGCTCCGGCCAGAACCTCCTCCAGAGCACAT
It contains:
- a CDS encoding uncharacterized protein (COG:S;~EggNog:ENOG410PQ86;~InterPro:IPR015381;~PFAM:PF09302;~go_component: GO:0005634 - nucleus [Evidence IEA];~go_process: GO:0006302 - double-strand break repair [Evidence IEA]), encoding MSARWEKLHISNRAPAPLLLYRYTLFRDGYELYLTDLTYIWSERPNRQHILGRAVEDDATIDPSQDIDQFNILLEKLGEALRNDPGTSTVLRRGRENDTLHLITTTSLPAPLEPLKWNFYMAREKQRFSTTQLLIPLIKSEAYLELRQRDLIEVVKKKDWLLSKLFDKLEAVGFDLSTIFPSIPGLRTSHKGSAQSQAAKYITGARPFDEESWLDENNAITAETGFASSILEETEDSNIDDNLLLLEDLTAPSDGWWRKMSTANNNTEDVDARTPEDSTNMDTTDGGLETEDDFEDDDDDDEFERQETPPRLRLQPNHQTPPSGPDVGTATESEDDLEDRHGGPSTARPRAPQLTSRGLATIGGNRKQRTQPESPQTSPASADVDEMVPTRKVPSPQADSDQTASDTDDDNNNDNHPSPSPSPPPSNRQTKPRGIGMIGGKKAEKQASPPSSPIPESSSKPQTKPRGLGVIGGKGKARQASPPSSPPPEAEPSSKPQAKSHGLGMIGGRKRENQPTSSPAATATQSSGPPSPAPALDDQPAEPEKEETEVEKADRKREELKRQLEAKSKAPVKKKRKF
- a CDS encoding splicing factor cactin (COG:T;~EggNog:ENOG410PFCZ;~InterPro:IPR018816,IPR019134;~PFAM:PF10312,PF09732;~go_function: GO:0005515 - protein binding [Evidence IEA]); the encoded protein is MSYRMPDRTGSKRSRSRSPSSRHSQKAPRRYDETDRYRDRRDGDERSSQGRPRNMRDQVRLNQLQEDEQVREWVAQEDIFVLKQAKKKAEIRVKEGRAKPIDWLTVTLRVIDPTRNPLDDEIADSELDVVDPDGVFEGLSQDQLLDLEKDIDTFLSLEKNSQNRDFWKTMKVICRDRQKTTAPEGRALSSVAADINRLLSPKSYEQLQTLEIQVRKKLDSNEPIDTDYWEELLRSLTVWKARAKLKKVYQAVIDERVRGLRKQQSEEAASVQAKLAPLAPIIQAASDAVDSGEFRELDPDPLLQIRPEDKVLEIVDEDAFLNQVARDRQKILKMGYVPLRQRQAEKPSVLPINQATTAPIATASTRFSSIPNEDFSQATKALYERELAKGVSENEEIFTGEEAVSTTSQPGWASKHRPRKPRYFNRVQMGYEWNKYNQTHYDHDNPPPKVVQGYKFNIFYPDLIDKTKAPTYRIEREHGRKRGQSFAAAGEEDTCLIRFMAGPPYEDIAFRIVDKEWDYSAKRERGFKSTFDKGILQLHFQFKRIYYRK